A window of Thermodesulfobacteriota bacterium contains these coding sequences:
- the floA gene encoding flotillin-like protein FloA (flotillin-like protein involved in membrane lipid rafts): MHVEQIILLVLVVVVLALLYFVGSSISLWIQALVSGARVGLLNIVFMRFRKVPPKMIVEAKIMAVKAGLEITTNDLESHYLAGGNVMRVVQALIAADKANITLNFKRGAAIDLAGRNVLEAVQMSVNPKVIDTPMVAAVAKDGIQLKAISRVTVRANIDRLVGGAGEETVLARVGEGIVTTIGSAASHKQVLENPDTISKRVLEKGLDAGTAFEILSIDIADVDVGKNIGAELETDRAEADKKIAQAKAEERRAMAFAAEQEMRAKVEEMRAKVVAAEAEVPLAMAEAFRKGHLGVLDYYRMKNIMADTEMRQAIGKPEGGKAE, translated from the coding sequence ATGCACGTGGAACAGATCATCCTCCTGGTGCTGGTCGTCGTGGTCCTGGCCCTGCTCTACTTCGTGGGCTCCTCCATCTCCCTGTGGATCCAGGCCCTGGTGTCCGGGGCCCGGGTGGGCCTGTTGAACATCGTCTTCATGCGCTTCCGGAAGGTGCCGCCGAAGATGATCGTCGAGGCCAAGATCATGGCGGTGAAGGCTGGCCTCGAGATCACCACCAACGATCTCGAGTCCCATTACCTGGCCGGCGGCAATGTCATGCGGGTAGTGCAGGCCCTGATCGCTGCCGACAAGGCCAACATCACCCTCAACTTCAAGAGGGGAGCGGCCATCGATCTCGCCGGCCGCAATGTGCTGGAGGCGGTGCAGATGAGTGTCAACCCCAAGGTGATCGACACCCCCATGGTGGCGGCAGTGGCCAAGGACGGCATCCAGCTCAAGGCCATCTCCCGGGTGACAGTGCGGGCCAACATCGACCGGCTGGTGGGCGGGGCTGGCGAGGAGACGGTGCTGGCCCGGGTGGGCGAGGGTATCGTCACCACCATCGGCTCCGCGGCCTCCCACAAGCAGGTGCTGGAGAACCCGGACACCATCTCGAAGCGGGTCCTGGAAAAGGGCCTGGACGCCGGCACCGCCTTCGAGATCCTGTCCATCGACATCGCCGACGTGGATGTGGGCAAGAACATCGGCGCCGAGCTGGAGACCGACCGGGCCGAGGCGGACAAGAAGATCGCCCAGGCCAAGGCCGAGGAGCGCCGGGCCATGGCCTTTGCCGCCGAGCAGGAGATGCGGGCCAAGGTGGAGGAGATGCGGGCCAAGGTGGTGGCCGCCGAGGCCGAGGTGCCCCTGGCCATGGCCGAGGCCTTCCGCAAAGGCCATCTGGGGGTGCTGGACTACTACCGGATGAAGAACATCATGGCCGACACCGAGATGCGCCAAGCCATCGGCAAGCCCGAAGGCGGCAAGGCCGAGTGA
- a CDS encoding PEP-CTERM sorting domain-containing protein, with protein sequence MKKILAAGLAVGMMLAGMASLANATVLDFEDPQTDTYYEIMNGYGGLNWTNMYVIDGAAMHPGTGYANGIVSGSQVAFNGWGALAVTSATGTDFDFNGAYLTGVWMDQVPVTVEGRDNGAVVYSSTVTASFFGPTYFGFDYRSIDELRFTTALGVDVGLGDGYQFAMDDFTFHCTPTPVPASLLLLGSGLAGLAGFRLNSRKS encoded by the coding sequence ATGAAGAAGATTCTGGCAGCAGGATTGGCAGTCGGGATGATGCTGGCGGGCATGGCTAGCCTGGCCAATGCCACGGTTCTCGATTTCGAGGATCCGCAAACGGATACGTACTACGAGATCATGAACGGCTACGGCGGCCTCAACTGGACCAACATGTATGTCATCGACGGGGCTGCCATGCACCCGGGCACCGGCTATGCCAACGGCATCGTGTCCGGATCGCAGGTGGCCTTCAACGGCTGGGGCGCCCTGGCGGTGACCAGTGCAACGGGCACGGATTTCGATTTCAACGGCGCCTACCTGACCGGCGTCTGGATGGACCAGGTGCCCGTCACCGTGGAAGGACGTGACAACGGCGCGGTCGTCTACTCGAGCACCGTGACCGCCAGCTTTTTCGGCCCCACCTACTTCGGCTTCGACTACCGGAGCATTGATGAGCTGCGCTTCACCACCGCGCTGGGGGTCGATGTCGGCCTGGGCGACGGATACCAGTTCGCCATGGATGACTTCACCTTCCATTGCACCCCGACCCCGGTGCCTGCCTCGCTGCTCCTCCTGGGCTCCGGCCTGGCCGGCTTGGCCGGCTTCCGTTTGAACAGCAGGAAGAGCTGA
- a CDS encoding PEP-CTERM sorting domain-containing protein, with protein sequence MKKTLVAGLAVGMMVAGASSLVEASVLNFENPQTDGTYEIADGYGGFDWNNMRVIDGPSVHPVSGYTNGVVSGSQVAYNSWAGMAITSRGSDFTFNGAYLTGAWNDGLQITVEGYDDGSLVYSNTVTASAYAPTYFAFNYQNVDELRFSSFGGVDAGFPGGGTHFAMDNFTYNAVPVPATFLLLGSGLAGLVGSRISRRKR encoded by the coding sequence ATGAAGAAGACGCTTGTGGCAGGACTGGCAGTGGGGATGATGGTGGCTGGGGCTTCAAGCCTCGTTGAGGCATCGGTCTTGAATTTCGAGAACCCGCAAACGGATGGCACGTATGAAATCGCGGATGGATACGGCGGCTTCGACTGGAACAACATGCGTGTCATTGATGGACCGTCCGTTCATCCGGTGAGCGGGTATACCAACGGGGTGGTCTCCGGCTCGCAGGTTGCCTACAATTCCTGGGCTGGTATGGCCATTACCAGCCGCGGCAGTGATTTCACCTTCAACGGCGCCTATCTCACCGGGGCATGGAATGATGGCCTCCAGATCACCGTCGAGGGGTACGACGACGGATCTCTGGTCTACTCGAATACCGTGACCGCCAGTGCTTATGCTCCTACCTACTTTGCCTTCAACTACCAGAATGTCGATGAGCTGCGCTTCAGCTCCTTTGGGGGGGTGGATGCGGGCTTTCCTGGTGGGGGCACCCATTTTGCCATGGACAACTTCACCTACAACGCGGTGCCGGTGCCGGCCACGTTTCTCCTGCTCGGATCAGGCCTTGCTGGTCTGGTTGGCTCCAGGATCAGCAGAAGGAAGAGGTAG
- a CDS encoding NfeD family protein — translation MSGLFGPIILQLVGVAVVIAEIIIPSGGLLSLLAAAIFGYSLLLVFQDFSSSVGIGFVIADLVLIPTLVVVGLKLLAKSPATLRTQLSAREGFVSQDPGLASLLGKTGVALTPLRPAGTAEIDGRRVDVVSRGELIAKGSPLEVVAVTGNQTVVRRAEVP, via the coding sequence ATGAGCGGGCTCTTCGGGCCGATCATCCTCCAGCTCGTCGGGGTGGCGGTGGTGATCGCCGAGATCATCATCCCCTCGGGCGGTCTCCTGTCCCTCTTGGCGGCGGCCATCTTCGGCTACTCCCTCCTCCTGGTCTTCCAGGACTTCTCGTCCTCGGTGGGCATCGGCTTCGTGATCGCGGACCTGGTGCTCATCCCGACCCTGGTGGTGGTTGGTCTGAAGCTTCTGGCCAAGTCACCGGCTACCCTGCGGACCCAGCTCTCGGCCCGGGAGGGGTTCGTCTCCCAGGACCCTGGCCTGGCGTCCCTCCTGGGCAAGACCGGCGTCGCCCTCACCCCGCTGCGCCCCGCGGGCACGGCCGAGATCGACGGCCGGCGGGTTGATGTGGTGAGCCGCGGCGAGCTCATCGCCAAGGGCTCGCCCCTGGAGGTGGTGGCCGTCACCGGCAACCAGACCGTGGTGCGCCGGGCGGAAGTCCCCTGA